From the genome of Aspergillus oryzae RIB40 DNA, chromosome 4:
GATTCTCATCCATTTTATGGAGTATTCGACGCAAATATaagaacaaaacaaatacATCCTGTTATCGTAGCCTTTTACTCTCCAGAATACATAAGAATGTCCTCAATGGATGGCTCATCAAGAGAAAATTCAGACAAAGGTAGCCTCTATTCGAGTTTTGCCATGGTTAGCGCAAGAATGTAAGAAACGCTGTATCCAGTCACTTACAGCATTCAGGAAGAAATCAGACCCATCGTCAGCATTATCGTCAAGGCCCACCTCATTCGAATTGTTGCTCGATTTCATTGCAGTCATATGACGCTTTATTTCAGCGACTTGATCGAGGATATGGTTAACTTCGTCTGCCTTCCCAGCCAGCTTGGCACCTTCAAACATATCCCGTGCTTGTGCAAGTATACGCATAACCCCTTCCAAATCGATACAATCATAAGCAACGCACGTAGCACGAGAGAGGAAGTTGATTGCCAAACCCAGCGCAGAGCCAGAATAGTCCTGTTCAATTAAGTATGCGTACTTCGTATAAATTAGGAGCCACGTACAATGGAATAGTTCAGGTTAGTTTGGTAATCAATGGAGCGAAGAGCGCATTTAAGCAACGCCTTCCCAGCATCAACAGCTGCTCGTATGAATTGAACTCGAAGCGGGTCATTTCTGGCACTATCTGGTTTGAGGCCTTGGAGGATGGATCCATTTAGGTGCCTGCACAGTTTCTCAGTATATAATCATTCTGCAATCTGGTTTGGCAGAGTTAGCCACATACATTCGAGCAAAGTTGTACGGTATCTCCATTCGATTGCGGTCCTGAGGCTTGGAAAATGTCTGGTAGATGGgatccatttcttcatcGTTTCGTCGGTACCATGATTCCAGCTGTTTGTCGTAGAACTGGAGCTGTCTGCACACATCCGATGTAATCGGCTGTTGCTGAATATTGTCGGAAATTACCACGTCCTTTTTTGCCTGATCTGATAGTCAAATACACAATGAATTTAGGATATCAGCCATTTTCAGATTGAAATTGATGTCACGTACTGAGGATACCGTAGATCTCCAAATATGCCCGTATTCGATAGTCCACATTACGCCGATATGGAGTGGACGTCAGATCGCTTCCTAACCTCGTGTAGCGATCAATCTCGCTGACAAAGTACGTTTTGTTGGTATTGTGCCTGGATTTCGAGCTGTCAGTTTCATTACAGGGAAACACAGAAAGGAATTGAAAAAGTACACAAGATCGACGCAGCAAAAGGACAACCATGTCCGTGCTCTGTCAATAGAATCTTCATCATGCTCACTGGTCTTATCTGCTAAACTTAAAGCCGTCTCGGGAAGTTGCATCTGGTAGGCAATTGACAGCATCAATCCCAATAGTCGGTAATTCTTGTGCCACACCGCCATTAACAATATACCCTT
Proteins encoded in this window:
- a CDS encoding uncharacterized protein (predicted protein); the protein is MDPIYQTFSKPQDRNRMEIPYNFARMHLNGSILQGLKPDSARNDPLRVQFIRAAVDAGKALLKCALRSIDYQTNLNYSIDYSGSALGLAINFLSRATCVAYDCIDLEGVMRILAQARDMFEGAKLAGKADEVNHILDQVAEIKRHMTAMKSSNNSNEVGLDDNADDGSDFFLNARLPLSEFSLDEPSIEDILMYSGE